In one Bacillus sp. PK3_68 genomic region, the following are encoded:
- a CDS encoding diacylglycerol kinase: protein MKRARIIYNPTSGRELFKKHLPEVLQKLEEAGYETSAHATTGAGDATRAAEIAVERRFDVVIAAGGDGTLNEVVNGLAGQEYRPKFGVIPMGTTNDFARALKIPRDIDGAVDIITAGKTIPVDIGRMNDKYFINIAGGGRLTELTYEVPSKLKTMIGQLAYYLKGIEMLPSIKASEVTIEYDGKLFEGEVMLFLIGLTNSVGGFEKLAPDSSVNDGLFSLLILKKTNLAEFIRIATLALRGEHLNDPHVIYTKANRIKIHAPEKVLLNLDGEPGGSLPADFENLYRHLEVFVPVDQLRPQDRIY from the coding sequence ATGAAAAGAGCAAGAATTATTTATAATCCTACTTCAGGGCGCGAACTGTTCAAGAAGCATTTGCCGGAGGTATTGCAAAAGCTTGAAGAAGCGGGCTATGAAACATCCGCTCACGCTACTACCGGAGCAGGAGATGCGACGAGAGCCGCTGAAATTGCGGTAGAGCGCCGGTTTGATGTGGTGATTGCTGCTGGCGGTGACGGAACGTTGAATGAAGTCGTCAATGGTTTAGCGGGACAGGAATATCGCCCGAAATTTGGTGTGATTCCGATGGGGACAACCAATGATTTTGCCAGAGCTTTAAAAATTCCCCGTGACATTGATGGAGCTGTAGACATCATTACAGCTGGGAAAACCATTCCGGTCGATATCGGACGAATGAATGATAAATACTTTATTAATATTGCGGGCGGCGGGCGCCTGACAGAGCTGACATATGAAGTGCCGAGCAAACTAAAAACGATGATCGGTCAATTAGCGTATTATTTAAAAGGAATTGAAATGCTTCCTTCCATTAAAGCATCTGAGGTAACGATTGAATATGATGGCAAGCTGTTTGAGGGAGAGGTCATGCTGTTTTTAATTGGGTTGACAAACTCGGTTGGCGGTTTTGAAAAGCTGGCACCGGACTCTTCTGTGAATGACGGTCTGTTTTCTTTATTAATTCTAAAGAAAACTAACTTGGCTGAATTCATCCGGATTGCTACGCTCGCTTTGAGAGGCGAACACTTAAACGATCCTCATGTCATTTACACGAAAGCAAATCGCATTAAGATTCATGCGCCGGAAAAAGTGCTGCTGAATCTTGACGGTGAACCGGGGGGCTCATTGCCTGCTGATTTTGAAAATTTGTATCGCCATCTTGAAGTATTTGTTCCTGTTGATCAACTTCGCCCTCAAGATCGAATTTATTAA
- a CDS encoding MarR family transcriptional regulator — MELHLLFHSVHQLSRQIMKRNNTVLQKYGLYSAQWSVLYVLKQKGRLTQKELSEYLAVEAPPMTRTIQRLVKQGYVRQVPGADKRVKFIELTELAEREYPVWEQAVLEMNQQTIKGFGKEHQQQLQKLMTEWLSALESHQGEEEQK, encoded by the coding sequence ATGGAATTGCATCTTTTGTTTCACTCTGTTCACCAGTTGTCAAGGCAGATCATGAAGCGCAACAATACCGTATTACAAAAGTACGGTCTTTACAGTGCACAATGGTCCGTATTGTATGTGTTAAAGCAAAAAGGCAGACTCACACAAAAAGAGCTCAGTGAATATTTGGCTGTTGAAGCCCCTCCAATGACTCGGACGATTCAGCGTCTCGTCAAGCAAGGGTATGTACGGCAGGTGCCGGGTGCAGATAAACGGGTTAAATTCATTGAACTGACGGAGCTTGCCGAAAGAGAGTATCCTGTTTGGGAACAAGCGGTATTAGAGATGAATCAGCAAACAATTAAAGGATTTGGTAAAGAACATCAACAGCAATTGCAGAAGCTTATGACAGAATGGCTGTCTGCATTGGAAAGTCATCAAGGAGAGGAAGAACAGAAATGA
- a CDS encoding MFS transporter codes for MNKEPLWTKDFISVSASNFFLFVAFYFLLVTMPIYAIQELGGSAAQAGLLTTCFLISAIVVRPFAGQWIERLGKKTILISSQVIFLGASVLYFFPDTLGTMLAIRFIHGIGFGMATTATGAMVAEIIPGSRRGEGMGYYVMSTNLAMVIGPFLGLTVMRQWGSFTMFVMCIVISGLALVTSLLINVKESRHEIRVMSIFQVKFNPKDLFEFSALPIAVVGAFFSIAYSSILSFVSVYAEEIQVGEVASYFFIVYAVVLLLSRPFTGRWFDQYGANVIVYPAIFLFSAGLLLLSQTSTALVFLIAAGMIGIGWGTLFPSFQTIAIQEAAPQKKALATATFLSVFDFGIGLGSFIIGWAVTGMSFRMLYVYCAVYVLVGLFVYLLMHGRQEKQRQMI; via the coding sequence ATGAATAAGGAGCCTTTATGGACGAAGGATTTCATTAGTGTATCAGCGAGCAATTTCTTTTTGTTCGTTGCTTTTTATTTTCTATTAGTTACTATGCCAATATATGCCATTCAGGAATTAGGAGGAAGTGCAGCACAGGCTGGACTGCTCACCACCTGCTTCTTAATCTCGGCTATTGTGGTCCGCCCCTTTGCCGGCCAGTGGATTGAGCGGTTAGGGAAAAAAACCATATTGATCAGTTCACAAGTGATTTTTTTGGGAGCATCGGTGTTATACTTTTTCCCTGACACGCTGGGAACGATGTTGGCTATTCGATTTATTCACGGAATTGGGTTCGGAATGGCAACCACAGCTACAGGAGCGATGGTTGCTGAAATTATTCCCGGCTCGCGCCGCGGGGAGGGGATGGGTTACTACGTCATGTCTACGAACCTGGCGATGGTTATCGGCCCTTTCCTAGGATTAACAGTGATGCGGCAATGGGGCAGCTTTACGATGTTTGTTATGTGTATCGTCATCTCAGGCCTTGCTCTTGTGACCAGCCTGTTAATCAATGTGAAAGAAAGCAGACACGAGATTCGAGTGATGTCTATTTTTCAAGTGAAGTTTAATCCTAAAGATTTGTTTGAGTTTTCAGCGCTGCCGATCGCAGTAGTTGGCGCCTTTTTCTCGATCGCTTATTCATCAATCTTATCTTTCGTTTCGGTTTATGCAGAAGAGATCCAAGTAGGAGAAGTGGCCAGCTATTTCTTTATCGTCTATGCGGTCGTTTTATTGCTGTCCCGTCCGTTTACCGGCAGATGGTTTGATCAATATGGAGCGAATGTAATTGTCTATCCGGCCATTTTCCTTTTTTCAGCCGGCCTGCTTCTGCTTAGCCAAACATCAACAGCCCTTGTTTTCCTTATAGCAGCCGGGATGATCGGCATCGGCTGGGGCACCTTGTTCCCGAGCTTTCAAACCATAGCCATTCAAGAAGCAGCTCCTCAGAAGAAAGCGCTGGCGACAGCTACATTTCTGTCTGTATTCGATTTCGGCATTGGCCTTGGTTCTTTTATTATCGGCTGGGCAGTCACAGGAATGAGTTTTAGAATGCTTTATGTTTACTGTGCGGTCTATGTATTAGTAGGTTTATTCGTTTATTTGTTGATGCATGGACGTCAAGAAAAGCAGCGTCAAATGATTTGA
- a CDS encoding arylamine N-acetyltransferase — protein MDAVSAYLEQLKINREKPSLNYLQRLIQHHLSLIPYETFSKFHYFNEQGCQVPGFTEFVMNLKSRGWGGTCYSLNMNFARLLEELGFSCSFVRVLPGHAAIMVHMANKEFYVDVGYGSPITRPIELNSRPKHVLHGFGEEIIFTNRNEKRFQLERRSHGKTFVTKQIIWEALTEEELQQDIEASYKDCDSNITMRRISAVRFQGNNCYFLRNHTLKVMNYRDIREYHFREPTQWKRAIVEAFRIDEKGMEESLSFLADRGIYLFE, from the coding sequence ATGGATGCTGTATCAGCATATTTAGAACAGCTGAAAATTAACAGGGAAAAACCGAGCTTGAATTATTTACAGCGGCTTATCCAGCATCATTTGTCGCTGATCCCATATGAAACATTTAGTAAATTTCATTATTTTAATGAGCAGGGTTGCCAAGTGCCGGGTTTTACCGAGTTCGTCATGAATCTGAAGAGCAGGGGATGGGGAGGCACGTGCTATTCATTGAATATGAACTTTGCAAGGCTCCTTGAAGAATTGGGATTTTCATGTTCATTCGTACGCGTGCTGCCGGGACATGCAGCGATCATGGTTCATATGGCCAACAAGGAATTTTATGTAGACGTTGGCTATGGCTCCCCGATCACACGGCCCATTGAATTAAATAGCCGCCCGAAACACGTTCTCCATGGGTTTGGAGAAGAAATTATTTTCACAAACCGCAACGAAAAAAGATTTCAGCTTGAACGGAGGTCCCATGGAAAGACGTTCGTTACAAAGCAGATCATTTGGGAGGCTCTTACGGAAGAAGAGCTCCAGCAAGACATTGAGGCATCCTATAAGGATTGTGATAGCAATATTACGATGCGGCGGATCTCAGCTGTTCGTTTTCAAGGAAATAACTGTTACTTTTTACGGAATCATACGCTTAAAGTAATGAATTACCGGGATATCCGGGAGTATCATTTTCGTGAGCCGACTCAGTGGAAGCGTGCAATAGTAGAGGCATTCCGGATTGATGAAAAGGGAATGGAAGAGTCACTCAGCTTTTTAGCTGATAGGGGCATTTACTTATTTGAATAG
- the argC gene encoding N-acetyl-gamma-glutamyl-phosphate reductase, with amino-acid sequence MKAAVIGATGYGGIELIRLLSNHPNFTLHSVYSSSKDQVPATDDYPHLKDICPLPLRKIDAEKITSECDAVFLAVPSGASTTLSPQLLKNNTKVIDLSGDLRLKDPEHYEKWYKKQPADPYILEQAVYGLTEWNRKAVKDAVLLSNPGCYPTAALLGLAPAIQAEVIDGTGLIIDAKSGVSGAGRGLSLAVHFAEMNDNFKIYKVNQHQHIPEIEQQLNLWDNSSSPITFSTHLLPITRGIMTTMYAEMKKPMTTEELHQLYEETYQNDFFVRVRPPGEFPGVKEVSGSNFCDIGVAVDERTNRATIVSVIDNLMKGAAGQAIQNANLMFGFEETAGLRGFPMYP; translated from the coding sequence ATGAAAGCAGCAGTTATCGGGGCCACTGGATATGGAGGAATTGAACTTATACGCCTTTTATCCAACCATCCAAATTTCACCCTTCATTCTGTATATTCATCGAGCAAGGATCAAGTACCAGCAACGGATGATTATCCTCATTTAAAAGATATTTGTCCTTTGCCTTTAAGAAAAATTGATGCAGAAAAAATTACGAGCGAATGCGATGCGGTGTTTTTAGCCGTCCCTTCAGGAGCCTCAACTACCCTGTCGCCTCAGCTCTTGAAAAATAACACGAAAGTCATTGATTTATCAGGGGATCTTCGTTTAAAAGATCCAGAACATTATGAAAAGTGGTATAAAAAACAGCCAGCTGATCCCTACATACTGGAGCAAGCCGTATATGGCTTAACGGAGTGGAATCGGAAAGCGGTCAAAGATGCAGTCCTTCTATCCAATCCAGGCTGCTATCCGACAGCTGCCTTACTCGGTCTTGCGCCAGCTATTCAGGCGGAAGTGATTGATGGCACCGGCCTTATTATCGATGCCAAATCCGGTGTATCTGGTGCCGGCCGCGGACTTTCACTTGCTGTCCACTTCGCCGAAATGAATGATAACTTTAAAATCTACAAGGTTAATCAACATCAGCATATCCCCGAGATTGAGCAGCAATTGAACCTCTGGGATAACAGCAGCAGCCCAATTACTTTTTCTACTCACCTTTTACCTATCACCCGTGGAATTATGACAACCATGTATGCTGAAATGAAAAAGCCAATGACTACGGAAGAATTGCATCAGCTATACGAAGAAACCTATCAGAACGACTTTTTTGTGAGAGTCCGGCCGCCCGGCGAGTTTCCGGGTGTGAAAGAAGTGTCCGGCTCCAATTTCTGCGACATTGGAGTAGCCGTTGATGAACGGACAAACAGAGCAACGATCGTCTCAGTCATTGATAACTTAATGAAGGGCGCTGCAGGCCAGGCCATCCAAAATGCGAACTTAATGTTCGGTTTTGAAGAAACCGCTGGCTTACGTGGATTCCCGATGTATCCATAA
- a CDS encoding thioredoxin family protein, translating to MNLMDWFQKGIPTDVYIENMKENKERVKQIQSSFQIQKDEASFLTGLQTEQLKVIVLTEDWCGDAMLNVPILLEIARHAGMEVRFLYRDQNLELMDQYLTNGTSRAIPIFIFMNEQGEEKAVWGPRAQELQELVNSKRSSLPPLDHEEFADRQKEMYKELQEAYLTKRELWQEVYRSIKTSLAERLF from the coding sequence ATGAATTTGATGGATTGGTTTCAAAAAGGCATCCCGACGGATGTATATATTGAAAATATGAAAGAGAATAAGGAAAGAGTTAAACAAATTCAATCCTCTTTTCAAATTCAAAAGGATGAAGCTTCTTTCTTAACAGGCTTGCAGACAGAACAGCTGAAGGTCATTGTATTGACGGAGGATTGGTGTGGCGATGCCATGCTGAATGTACCAATCCTGCTAGAAATTGCTCGTCATGCTGGCATGGAAGTGCGCTTCTTATATAGAGATCAAAATTTAGAACTCATGGATCAATATTTGACGAATGGAACGTCCCGGGCAATCCCGATCTTCATCTTTATGAACGAACAAGGTGAAGAAAAAGCAGTATGGGGGCCGCGTGCTCAGGAGTTACAAGAGCTTGTAAACAGCAAGAGGTCCAGCTTGCCGCCTCTTGATCATGAGGAGTTTGCGGACAGGCAGAAAGAGATGTATAAGGAGTTGCAAGAAGCATACCTTACTAAAAGGGAGCTATGGCAGGAAGTGTACCGAAGCATCAAAACATCATTAGCTGAGCGGCTGTTTTAA
- the argJ gene encoding bifunctional ornithine acetyltransferase/N-acetylglutamate synthase has translation MHAIKETTHIKVLPQGSIVSPKGFSAAGVHAGLRHSKNDLGVIFSEVPAQSAAVYTTSHFQAAPIKVTKDSLAVENKLQAILVNSACANACTGKRGLADAYQTRQWLAEHLNIPEHLVAVSSTGVIGEYLKMDKMKAGIANLQPIPEAAAAEQFEAAILTTDLATKKWAVEATIDGKTVTMGGAAKGSGMINPNMATMLAYVTTDAVVSADHLQTALSEITDQTFNQITVDGDTSTNDTVVVMANGLAGHSPLSPDHPEWPVFLSMLHEISEQLAKKIARDGEGATKLVEVEVLGAVSDEDAKKAAKEVVGSNLVKTAVYGADANWGRIISAIGYSDIEVNPETIDISIGDYPILSQSEVADYSEEAVIEYLKEEEIKITVNLHLGEGHGLAWGCDLSYDYIKINASYRT, from the coding sequence ATGCATGCGATAAAGGAAACTACCCATATAAAAGTGCTGCCTCAAGGATCCATTGTCTCACCAAAAGGATTTTCTGCTGCCGGGGTGCACGCTGGCCTGCGTCATTCTAAAAACGATTTAGGCGTTATCTTCAGTGAAGTACCCGCCCAAAGTGCAGCCGTTTATACGACAAGCCATTTTCAGGCAGCACCGATTAAAGTAACAAAAGACAGCCTAGCAGTAGAAAATAAGCTGCAAGCCATCTTAGTAAACAGCGCTTGTGCCAATGCCTGCACAGGAAAACGCGGACTTGCTGACGCTTATCAAACACGCCAATGGCTCGCGGAACATCTAAATATCCCTGAACACCTAGTTGCCGTTTCTTCAACTGGTGTCATCGGTGAATATTTGAAAATGGATAAAATGAAAGCTGGTATTGCGAATTTGCAACCCATTCCAGAAGCAGCCGCTGCTGAACAGTTTGAGGCCGCCATTTTAACGACTGACCTGGCAACCAAAAAATGGGCTGTAGAAGCAACGATTGATGGAAAAACCGTCACGATGGGCGGCGCTGCCAAAGGCTCAGGGATGATCAATCCAAATATGGCCACGATGCTTGCTTACGTAACCACTGATGCGGTGGTTTCTGCGGATCATTTACAAACGGCTTTGAGTGAGATTACTGATCAAACATTCAATCAAATCACAGTAGACGGCGATACATCAACAAATGATACGGTCGTCGTGATGGCAAACGGCCTGGCAGGCCACTCCCCTCTATCTCCTGATCATCCGGAGTGGCCAGTCTTTCTCTCCATGCTTCATGAAATCAGTGAGCAGCTCGCCAAAAAGATTGCCCGTGATGGCGAAGGTGCTACAAAGCTTGTTGAAGTAGAAGTGCTTGGTGCTGTGTCCGATGAAGATGCAAAGAAAGCAGCTAAGGAAGTCGTCGGCTCCAATCTCGTTAAAACAGCAGTGTACGGTGCCGACGCTAACTGGGGCAGAATTATTAGTGCCATTGGCTATAGCGATATTGAAGTTAACCCTGAAACGATCGACATCTCAATCGGCGACTATCCGATCCTTTCTCAAAGCGAAGTAGCTGATTACTCAGAAGAAGCGGTCATTGAGTATCTAAAAGAAGAAGAAATCAAGATTACAGTAAATCTTCACCTTGGCGAGGGGCACGGTTTAGCCTGGGGCTGTGACCTTTCCTATGACTATATCAAAATTAATGCGAGTTACAGAACATAA